The genomic DNA GGTGCCACTGGCGCTACCGGACCTCAAGGCGCTCAAGGTAACACAGGTGCTACCGGTGCCACGGGACCTCAAGGCGTTCAAGGTAACACAGGTGCTACCGGTGCCACGGGACCTCAAGGTGCTCAAGGTAACACGGGTGCTACTGGCGCTACTGGACCTCAAGGTAACACGGGTGCTACTGGTGCCACGGGACCTCAAGGCGCTCAAGGTAACACGGGTGCTACTGGCGCTCAGGGTGTTCAAGGTAACACGGGTGCTACTGGACCTCAAGGTGTTCAAGGTAACACGGGTGCTACCGGCGCTACTGGACCTCAGGGCGTTCAAGGACCAGCTGGTGCTACCGGCGCTACTGGACCTCAAGGTGTTCAAGGTACCACGGGTGCTACTGGGCCTCAGGGTGTTCAAGGTAACACGGGTGCTACCGGACCTCAGGGCGTTCAAGGTAACACGGGTGCTACCGGACCTCAGGGTGTTCAAGGTAACACGGGTGCTACCGGACCTCAGGGTGTTCAAGGTAACACGGGTGCTACCGGACCTCAGGGTGTTCAAGGGCCAACGGGCGTTACTGGTATAGGAGTTACCGGACCTACTGGACCTTCTGGTGGGCCTCAGGGACCTACTGGACCTCAGGGACCTCAAGGTAACACGGGTGCTACCGGCGCTACTGGACCTCAAGGTGTTCAAGGGCCAACGGGCGCTACTGGTATAGGGGTTACCGGACCTACTGGGCCTACTGGACCTAGCTTCCCTGTAGCAACAATTGTTGTAACAAACAACATTCAACAAACAGTACTCCAATTTAACAACTTCATTTTTAATACTGCAATTAATGTAAACAATATTATCTTCAACGGCACAGATACAGTTACTGTTATCAACGGTGGTATTTATGTAATTAGCGTATCCATCTCTACAACTGCACCAGGATGCGCTCCACTCGGAGTAGGAATTTCAATAAATGGAGCAGTCGCAACTGACAACTTCTCTTCAAATCTAATAGGCGACTCACTTTCATTTACTACAATCGAAACATTAACTGCCGGCGCAAACATTTCTGTCCAATCTACTCTTAACGAGATTACGATCCCCGCAACAGGAAACACTAACATTCGTCTAACTGTATTTAGAATCGCTTAAATTTCACTATTTATTGTTTATGGCAAATAAAAAAAGAGCGAGAAACTGAACTGCACCCCAATTGTTAGACACAGTCTAACAATTGGAGGTGCAGTTTTTCTATGGCTAAATTTACTGCTGATGAAAAAATACAAATCGTTCTACGTTATTTGAACGGAAATGAAAGTTATCGAGAAATGGGTAGATCGATCGGTATAAGTGACACAATCATTTTGAATTGGGTAAACCAATATAAACAGAATGGTGTGGAAGCTTTTCTAAAACGATGTACAAATTACACACAACAATTTAAACTAGACGTACTAAACTTTATGATTGAAAACGGTATGTCCTTATTTGAGACGGCAGCTATCTTTAACATTCCTGCCCCTTCAACGATTTCTGTTTGGAAAAAACAGTTCGAAACACAAGGAATTGATGCCCTTCAATCTAAGAAAAAGGGGCGTCTATCCATGAAAAAAGATTCAAATAAACAATTAAAACAAGCTTTAGCTGAAGGGTCAGTCGAAGCACTTGAAGCACGTATTCAACAGCTTGAGATGGAAAATGAGTACTTAAAAAAGTTGAATGCCTTAGTTCAAAACAAGGAAAAATCACGAAACAAGACAAAGCGCAAGTAGTCTATGAATTAAGGCATAAATATTCGGTGAAGGCACTCGTGGAGCTAGCTACTATTCCTCGAAGCACGTATTATGATTTAGTAAAGAAAATGAATCGTCCAGATGTAGATGCCGATTTGAAAGCGGAGATTAAAGCGATTTATGAGGAAAATGAAGGTCGTTATGGTTACCGTCGCATTCGTGATGAATTAACGAATCGTGGTCAGAAAGTGAATCACAAGAAGGTTCAGCGCATTATGAAAGAGCTTGGATTAAAGTGTGTTGTGCGTATGAAAAAATATAAGTCTTATAAAGGAAAAGTTGGTAGAATTGCACCTAATTTTTTAGAGCGTAATTTTCATACAGATGCACCGAATCAAAAATGGGTAACAGACATCACAGAGTTTAAATTATTTGGAGAAAACTGTATGTATCACCTGTATTAGATTTGTATAATGGTGAAATTATTACCTATACAATTGGTTCTAGACCGACGTATTCACTTGTTTCAGAGATGTTAGAGAAAGCATTGGAACGTTTACCTGAAACCCACCAGCTACTGATGCATTCAGATCAAGGATGGCATTATCAAATGAGACAGTACGTCTGTACACTTGAATCAAGAGCTATCGTCCAGAGTATGTCTCGAAAAGGCAACTGTTACGACAACGCAGTAATAGAGAATTTCTTTGGGATTATGAAGTCGGAGTTCCTCTACATAAAAGAGTTTGAAAGTGTAGAGCATTTTAAAAGAGAATTAGAAAAATATATAGATTATTATAATACGAAACGGATTAAGGCAAAATTAAAAATGAGCCCGGTACAATACCGGACTCACTTTTATCAAGCTGCCTAATGAAATAACCGTGTCTAACTTTTAGGGGTCACTTCAAACTCGCTCTTTTTTTGTTATGTACAATAATTCATTACTACTCTAATTCAATTGAAACATTTTTTTGTGGAACAAATGTAGAAATTGCATGTTTATAAATAAGCTGTTGCTTACCTTCTGTTTCCAGTAGGACTGTAAAATTATCAAATCCTTTAATTAATCCACGAAGCTGGAAACCATTTAATAAGTACAGCGTAACAAACGTATTCTCTTTACGGAGTTGATTTAAAAACTGATCTTGAATATTGATTGATTGCTTCATGTCGAATCCTCCTCTTTTTCTCTACTTACTATTATTCGACTTTAGTTGTAACTTTCCTTCTATGTATCGTAAAATTTCTGACGTTTTTTCACCGTCTGTAACATCAAACCATGTGACATCCATCTTATTACGGAACCACGTTAATTGACGCTTTGCATAACGACGTGAATTCGTCTTTAATTGTGATACCGCTTCTTCTAAAGAGACACGATCCTCAAAATAATCATATATCTCTTTATACCCAATTGCTTGAATAGATTGACAATCACTTATCCCTCTATTATACAATCCTTCTACTTCTTCTAATAAACCTTGGTCCATCATTATATCAACTCGTAAGTTAATGCGATCGTATAGCATTTCTCGATCCATTGTCAAGCCAATCAAGGAAACATCGTATAACAACTCGTTTTCTTGTTTTTCAAGTTGATCACTCATTTTTTCACCCGTCGTGTGGAAAATTTCTAACGCTCTAATGACACGGCGTACATTATTTGCATGAATACGCTCAGCGCTTTCTGGGTCTACTTCTTGTAATTTCTTATGTACATATTCCACACCACGTTCTAATGCTAATTTTTCCATTTGCTCTCGATATATAGTATCACCAGCATCATCCGTAAACTGATAATCGAATAAAACAGATTGTATATACAGACCAGTTCCACCAACGATAATTGGCAATTTACCACGCTCTGTAATCTCTCGAATATGCTTACGAACACGTTCTTGAAATTCGGCAACTGAAAATGGTTCTTCCGGATTTTTTATATCGACCATATAATGTGGAATTCCGTCCATCTCTTCTTTCGTCACCTTTGCAGTTCCAATATCCATCGTACGATAAATCTGCATGGAATCTCCACTTATAATTTCACCATTCAACGCTTTGGCAAGATCAATACTTAACTTCGTCTTCCCAACAGCAGTTGGTCCAATGATGACAGCAACTTTTTCACGTTGCACTTCTCCCATATCATTCAACTCTCTTTATGTAATGTACTCCATCTATTGATTATATCCAATCTTACCAATTTTAACGGCATGATTGCAAGTTCTTTCATTTCGGTACATGAAATTATAAATAAAAAAAGAACATAGTTTGTCCAATTCCACATATACATGATTAAAAGTACCTTCGAGAGGATGAGTTGACTATGAAACAATCCACCATTAATTTTTCATCTTTAACAAAAGACCTCATTTTAGCTACTGCTACAAAAGAACAAAATTGTTCACAAGAAGAATTATACTTCGCCTTAAATTGTTTGCTACGCTCTTTTCATTCTGCTCTCCAAGAAACAACATTACATCCAGAAAATAAAGATACAGAGTATATACAAAATCAATTTTGCAGTGCATATAAAATTATTACAGGTAAAACTATTTATCCTTTTCAATAATCCATAAAAGGCGGTTGCTTACATACTTTCAAGCAACCGCCTTTTATATTAATACATATACACTACTGGATAACTTTCACTTTTACAGATTTGCGCCCCCAGCTATTAGCAGTACCATCTGAGCCTACTAATACATCAATACGATTTCCTTTAATCGCACCACCAGTATCTCCAGCAATCGCTTCTCCATATCCTTCTACCCACACTTTTGATCCTAGTGGAATTACTTTAGGATCAACAGCAATTACTTTCATGTTTGGATTCGCTGTTAAATCATGCCCCATTGCAGTTAATACACGACCACCATACGTACCATTCTCACTTGGATGCGCTGTATACGCTGTCGCTTCTACTGTTATTTCACGTCCACCAGCAGGTGCACTTGTTTCAGTAGATTTCGCAACTTGTTTCGTAGTTGACTGCTGTTTTGCCATAGGTTTACTTGAATCTACATTCTTAACAGATTCTTTACTCTTAACTACTTTATTATTTTTAACCGGCGTATTTACTCTTACCGGCGCTTCTTCTTGCGTTACAACTTCTTTCTTTTCAATCACTGGTGCCGTTCCTGTTAAAAATGGCACGTGAACATATCCAACTTTTCCATTGTAGTCGAATTGTAACCATTCATTTTGAACCTGATTTGTCGTTTCAATTACATCATCTTTATTCAGTTTACCAAGAATTTCAGAGTCAGTATTCGCTCCAGCACGAACATTTAACACGCCTGCCGTTACATAATATGTACTTTTTGTAAATTCAGCACTTACAAATGCTTCTTTACCATTTACTTTAATTTTTGTCCATCCATTTTCTGTATTTATAACGTCTAATTTATTTCCACTCAACATTTTACCTACAAGCTTTGACTCTACAGTTGGGTTTTCTCTAACATTTAATACGTCTGTTGTTACAATCGTTTCTGCTTTCGCAGAACCTGCAAAAATCCCAAGACCAAAAACTGCCGCCGTTGCTATACCTAATAATTTTTTCATGAATAGCCTCCATTTGCTTTGTTTTCGTATTTTCATTATAGCAACGGATTTTTAAAATTTTTAGAAAACACACAATTACAAACCATTCGTAATATACGATTAATGAGTTGTAACATAAATTTCCATATTAATGAATTACATTTCCAATAGAATTCCCAATAGTTTTCATATATTTTCCACATACAAGCACCAGGATTTTTTTCCAGAAAAAATTACAGTATTACTTTTTTGTTACAAAAAACCATATTTCATTACATCTTTTACCAAAATTCATCTTTCTTCAATTATTAACCTCCTTTTTTGTAATAAAAGGGAGCAGCTAATAAAAGCTACTCCCTTTACACGTATTATTTAACTTTCTTTTTCCAAATTCCCATCATAAGAGCAGAAACAACTGCCCCTATCAATATCGAGAAAATATATAACACTGGTTTATTTACTAATGCGATAACAAACAATCCACCATGCGGTGCCGGTAATGTAATTTGGAATAACATAGATAATGCACCTGCAATACTTGAACCAACAACACAACTTACTATTACTCGAACCGGATCTGCAGCTGCAAATGGAATCGCACCTTCTGTAATAAACGATGCTCCCATAATATAATTTGTTAAACCAGACTTACGTTCCGCTTCTGTAAACTTCGATTTAAAGAATGTAGTTGCTAATGCAATTGCTAGCGGCGGTACCATACCACCAGCCATAACTGCTGAGTGCACCCCAAAGTTCTGTGCTTCTATTGCAGCAATACCAAATGTAAATGCTGCTTTATTAATTGGACCACCCATATCAATTGCCATCATCGCACCTAAAATAAGACCTAGTAATATAGCATTTGTACCGTTCAAACCATTTAACCATCCTGTTAACATTTCATTCAATGCTACTACAGGCGGAATTACTACTTTTTGCATAACAACTCCTGTAATCAATAATCCAAAGACTGGATATAACAAAACAGGTTTAATTCCTTCTAACTGTACTGGTAACCCTGAAAATAATTTTTTTAATCCTAAAACAACATATCCGGCTAAGAAACCAGCAATTAATCCACCTAAAAATCCCGCATTCGCATGTGCCGCTAAAAATCCTCCGACAACACCAGGCATAAAACCAGGACGATCAGCAATAGAACTCGCAATAAATCCAGCTAAAATTGGTACAAGGAATAAAAATGCCCCTGTTCCCCCTCCTCCAATAGACATGAACAATTCAGCTAAAGGACCTTCCGCCTTTATACCACCAAACGAAAATGCTAGCGCAATTAAAATCCCGCCACCAACAACGAATGGAAGCATATTACTTACACCGTTCATTAAATGCTTATAAATTCCTAATCCTTTTTCTTTCTCCGTATTTTCTGCCTTTCCATCCTCTTTTACACCTTTAAAGATTGGTGCATCTTGTTTTACAGCACGATTAAGAAGATTTTCAGTTTTTCTAATCCCGTCAGCGACTGGCACTTGAATGACATGCTTCCCAGCAAAACGGTTCATTTCTACTTGTTTATCTGCCGCGACGATAATAGCCGTTGCACGTTCAATATCCTCTTTCGTTAAACCGTTTTTTATACCTGTTGATCCGTTTGTTTCAACTTTAATTGCTATTCCTAACTCTGCTGCTTTTGCTTTCAAGCTATCCGCAGCCATGTATGTGTGAGCGATTCCAGTTGGGCAAGCCGTAACTGCTAATACGTACGGTTCATTTCCTTCTGGTTTTGCAACTTCAATATCAGCTTCTTCTTTTTCATTTTCTTTTTCATCAAATAAACGAAGAAGTTCCTCTTCATCCTTTACTTCTAACAATTGCTTACGAAACCCTTCATCCATTAATAGTGTAGATAGGCGTGATAACGTTTCTAAATGAGTATTATTCGCCCCTTCACTCGCAGCAATCATAAAGAATAAATGCGCAGACTGCCCGTCAAGCGATTCATAGTTGATACCGCTTACACTTCTACCAAAACAAATCGCTGGTTGCTTAACAGCTTTTGTTTTCGCATGAGGTATAGCAATCCCTTCACCAATGCCGGTTGTACTTTGTGACTCCCGCTTTAAAATAGCTTCTTTAAATTCGGCTTTACTATTTAAACGATTTGCCCCGTTTAATTTCTCAACTAATTCATCTATGACAGCTTCTTTATTTGAAGCTGTCAAATTCATAATAACTGTATCCCTTTTTAATAGTTCTGTAATTTTCATATGTTGCTTCCCCCTATCGCTTAGTTACAATTACTTGCGACAATAATTCTTCTACTTTTTCCTTTTCACATAAATCAGCTGAAAATGCTGTTGCACTCCCTGTAGCAACGCCATATTGAAATGCCTTTTCAATATCTTTTGTCTGTTCATATTTACCTACAAATCCCGCAACAAGAGAATCTCCAGCCCCAACCGAATTAATTACAACACCTTTTGGAACAGTTGCTTCATATATATCTTCTGCCGTAAACAATAAAGCTCCATCTCCGGCCATTGATACGATAACGTGCTCTACACCTTGTTCAATTAATTTTCTTCCATACGGTAAAATATCTTCTACTGTTGAAATCTCTACTCCAAATAACTCACCAAGTTCATGATGATTTGGCTTTATTAAAAATGGTTTGTTTTTAATTACATGCTGCAGCGCATTACCACTTGCATCTACCACTACACGAATGCCTTTTCCAGCTCCGAACGCTGCGATTGATTCATAAAAAGTAGTTGGGATAGACGCGGGTACACTTCCAGCTAGTACAACACAATCTCCCTTTTGCATACTTTCAATTTGTTCCATTAATTGTTCAAATTGCTCATTTGTCACACTAGGTCCTTGCCCATTTAATTCTGTCTCTTCTTGCCCTTTTATTTTCACATTAATTCGAGTATCTTCATTTACTTGGATGAAGTTTGTTATTACCCCTTCATCATGTAATACATCTTTAATAAATTGACCGGTAAATCCACCAGTAAATCCAAGCGCTACATTTTCAACACCTAAACGATGAAGAACGCGAGAAACATTAATGCCTTTTCCTCCAGGAAACTTCATATCTTTCTCCGCTCGATTTACTTCTCCTAAATCGAAGGTATTAACTTGCACTACATAATCAATAGATGGGTTTAAAGTAACTGTATAGATCATTGTTTATCAGCCTCAATTACATTGGTTTGTCTTTTATATTTTTCTAAATCGATTTCTAAATGGTTTGTAATAATATTTGCATCTTCAACATTGGCAATTTTCGCAAACGCAACTTCTGAAAACTTACTTTCATCAATTAAGAAATATCCTTCGTTTGCTAATGTTAATGCCATTTGCTTTAAAAGTGCCTCTTCTGGATCTGGAGTTGTAAAACCAAGCTGTTCATGTACACCATTCGCCCCTAAAAAACATTTATCAAAGCGATATTTCTGTATACTTTCCTGCGCCATTGCACCGATTAAAGCTTTCGTCCTACTCTTCATCATCCCGCCTAGTAAATATGCACGAATATTATTTTCAACTAAAGCTTCAATATGCATAAGTCCATTCGTAACGACTGTAACATCTTTATTTATTAAAAATGGAATCATTTCAAATGTTGTACTTCCTGCATCTAAATAAATACAATCACCTTGTTCAACTATGTTAGCCGCATACTTCGCAATTTGTTGTTTTATTTGAATGTTTTTGGATGATTTTTCAACCATCGTTGGCTCCTGTCCTTTTCCTGTTAAAACAGCAGCACCACCATGAACTCTTTTTAATAACCTTTGCTTTTCCAATTGTGCTAAATCACGACGAATTGTTGATTCAGAGCTTTCTGTTCTTTCCACTAATTGTTGTAATTTAACAATCTTCTGCTCTTTTACATGTTGCAATATCATTTGGTGACGTTCAGGAGTTAACATTTTATTCACCTCTTCTTTGATTACAGTATAATGAAAACGATCACAAAAATCAACCACAAACATTCACAAATAATCAAAATCAGTCACAAACGGTTATAGAAAACAAAAAAGAAACCCATTTGATATAACAATCAAATGGGTTTCTTTTCTCGATTCACTTATATAGAAGCTTTATATATACTTAAAACATCATCTTTATTTAATTTTTTAAAGTTACCAAATTCGCCATAAGCCATCGCTTTATCCGCCATTAAATCAATTTCATTTTCACCAATAGCGTAATCAGATAATGTTACTGGTGCCTCAATCGAAGTCCAAAATTGACGTAACGCCCCAATTCCTTCTAACGCAATTTCTCGATCAGTCTTTCCATCTGTTTCTACATCGAATACACGAATAGCAAACTGTTTAAAACGACTTACATTTTCATCTACAACATGCTTCATCCAGTTCGGGAATAGAATTGCAAGGCCACCCCCGTGTGGTATATCATGAACAGCTGAAACTGCATGCTCAATATTATGAGTTGCCCAGTCTCCTTTTACTCCCATCGCTAAAATGCCGTTTAACGCCATAGTACCGCAATATAAAATAGTTTCTCTATGCTCATAATTTTCTAGATCATTTAAAAGCTTAGGAGCTGTCTCAATTACTGTTTTTAAAACAGATTCACAATAACGATCTTGTAGTTCTGTATTTGTTCCATGGTGGAAATATTGTTCTAATACGTGCGACATAATATCCACCATACCATAAATTGTTTGATCTTTCGGTACAGAAGCAGTATGAACTGGATCTAAAATCGAAAACTGCGGGAAGGTAACTGAGCTACCCCAACCATATTTTTCATTCGTTTCCCAGTTTGTAATGACAGAGCCAGCATTCATTTCAGATCCTGTTGCTGCAAGAGTAAGCACAGTACCAAATGGTAATGCCTCACTAGCAAATGTTTTTTTCGTTACAATATCCCATACATCTCCATCGTACTTACTACCAGCTGCAATTGCCTTCGTACAGTCGATTACACTTCCTCCACCAACTGCTAAAATAAATTCAACACCATTATCTTTACAAATTTGAATTCCTTTCTTTACAGTTGATACACGTGGATTCGGTTCAACACCTGTCAATTCAAATACTTCTGCATTTATATCCTTTAAAATAGAAATTACATTATCATAAATACCGTTTCTTTTAATACTGCCCCCCCCGTATACGAGAAGAACTTTTTTACCAAACTGTGGAATTTCAGTTTTTAACTGTTCTAATTGACCTTTACCGAAAATAAGTTTCGTTGGATTACGAAATACAAAATTTTGCATATTCCTTTACCATCCCTTCTATATGAAAAGCAACTATACTTTTGTATACCATATTTTTTTCATTTCACAAAAATATTTGCTTAATAAAAAAATCCCAGCCTATAGGCTGAGATTTTTTTATTGGTAATAAGGTGAGATCATTAAGTAAACAATAACACCAGATAAACTTACATATAACCAAATCGGCATCGTCCAACGTACAATTTTACGGTGACGTGTTAATTGATTTGTAAAACCAAATACAAGTGCAAACAATGCAAGTGGTACAATAATTGCTGCTAGGATAATATGTGTAATTAAAATAATGAAATACACATATTTAATAAATCCTTCTCCACCAAAATGTGTTGCTGGCGCTAAGTAATGATACGATAAATACGAAACACAAAATAGCAACGTTGTTGTAAATGCTGCTAGGATGAAACCACGGTGCATTTTCACATTCTTCTTAATAATAGAATATAAAGCAGCTAATAAGAATACGAACGTAAAACTATTAAAAATTGCGTTTAACATTGGTAAAATCGTTACATCAAAATGTACTTCTCCTTCATAGCCAACAGGTCCAAAGAACAAAAATAAAATAATCGCATTTACAATTACAGAAAGCGTTATCACAATAGGAGCATAGCTTTTCTGATTTGTTGATTGATCTACCAAAATGGTCACTCCTTCTTCCTTCAAATATGTATACGTAACCTCACTATTTTAACATACTATTCACAGTGTAAATGTGACAATAGTTTGACACAGCAAGACAAAACAAAGAAAAAATCCTTCTTAATAAAACTTCTTAAGAAGGATTTTATCGCTTTATTATTCAAATAGCAACGCGATTAGTTTTTGTTAAAAAATGTATCGCTATATGCTTGAAAAATTTCAGACACTTGATATCCCATTAATGAAATTGCTGTTAATGAAAAGAAACCAATCATAAGAAATCGAAACCACATATAAATCTCCTCCTTGTATTTAGCTTAAAAAACATTCGCTATATTACAAGTTGAATGGCACTCTTCATCGTCACTTTCCTTTTTCTTTACAATTGCTGTAATAAATCGAATCATAAAGAAAGCTACAAAAGGAAATTGTTCGTAATTTACCTTGGCATAGTTCAGCAACGGCTCGCGTTGCACATCGAACGGGGATGAGAAAGAATAGAACATACCTTGCTCTTCCATATATACAATTACAATCTTCATACAAAATACGATTCCTAGAAACGAAACAATATCTTGCCATTCTGTCGTATATAACAGGTTATACAGCTCTAATACGTACTCTTCCATCTTCATCCTCCCTTCCTTTTTTACCATTTTGCTCGCCTTCGTATAAAAAGTCAAGAAAAAAGTTTATATTCACTATGACAATAGTAATTACTCTTTTCTTTACTTATATATGAATCTTTTCTACTAATGATTGGATGTAGCATTTCTTACAAAACAAGAAATTAGAATCGAACAGATTCCTCATTCTTACTTTTAGTATTCAACACTGTACTATTTTTATTTCTATTAAAAAGAAAATAAGAAATGATTATAAGAACTGTAACAAGCATCGTCAAAAGTGCTTGTGAACGTAAAGATTCAATTGCAAGCATCGCAACTAAAACTACTATAATAGCTGCAATTGTAACATACGTCACATACGGGAAGAACCACATTTTCACTTTCAAATTTTTTTGTTCTAATCTTCCCATTTTTTTACGAATCTTTAAATGCGAAACAGCAATAACGAGATAAACGAGTAACGCAATCCCGCCAGATGCATTCACTAAAAATAAAAAGACTTTATCTGGAGATATGTAGCTAAAAACAACTCCAATATAAGCGAAGAACGTTCCGAATAAAACTGCCCGGACTGGAACACCACTACTGTTTAATTTCAAAAACGCCTTTGGAGCATC from Bacillus basilensis includes the following:
- a CDS encoding iron-containing alcohol dehydrogenase: MQNFVFRNPTKLIFGKGQLEQLKTEIPQFGKKVLLVYGGGSIKRNGIYDNVISILKDINAEVFELTGVEPNPRVSTVKKGIQICKDNGVEFILAVGGGSVIDCTKAIAAGSKYDGDVWDIVTKKTFASEALPFGTVLTLAATGSEMNAGSVITNWETNEKYGWGSSVTFPQFSILDPVHTASVPKDQTIYGMVDIMSHVLEQYFHHGTNTELQDRYCESVLKTVIETAPKLLNDLENYEHRETILYCGTMALNGILAMGVKGDWATHNIEHAVSAVHDIPHGGGLAILFPNWMKHVVDENVSRFKQFAIRVFDVETDGKTDREIALEGIGALRQFWTSIEAPVTLSDYAIGENEIDLMADKAMAYGEFGNFKKLNKDDVLSIYKASI
- a CDS encoding PTS fructose transporter subunit IIABC, giving the protein MKITELLKRDTVIMNLTASNKEAVIDELVEKLNGANRLNSKAEFKEAILKRESQSTTGIGEGIAIPHAKTKAVKQPAICFGRSVSGINYESLDGQSAHLFFMIAASEGANNTHLETLSRLSTLLMDEGFRKQLLEVKDEEELLRLFDEKENEKEEADIEVAKPEGNEPYVLAVTACPTGIAHTYMAADSLKAKAAELGIAIKVETNGSTGIKNGLTKEDIERATAIIVAADKQVEMNRFAGKHVIQVPVADGIRKTENLLNRAVKQDAPIFKGVKEDGKAENTEKEKGLGIYKHLMNGVSNMLPFVVGGGILIALAFSFGGIKAEGPLAELFMSIGGGGTGAFLFLVPILAGFIASSIADRPGFMPGVVGGFLAAHANAGFLGGLIAGFLAGYVVLGLKKLFSGLPVQLEGIKPVLLYPVFGLLITGVVMQKVVIPPVVALNEMLTGWLNGLNGTNAILLGLILGAMMAIDMGGPINKAAFTFGIAAIEAQNFGVHSAVMAGGMVPPLAIALATTFFKSKFTEAERKSGLTNYIMGASFITEGAIPFAAADPVRVIVSCVVGSSIAGALSMLFQITLPAPHGGLFVIALVNKPVLYIFSILIGAVVSALMMGIWKKKVK
- the entD gene encoding cell wall-binding protein EntD; amino-acid sequence: MKKLLGIATAAVFGLGIFAGSAKAETIVTTDVLNVRENPTVESKLVGKMLSGNKLDVINTENGWTKIKVNGKEAFVSAEFTKSTYYVTAGVLNVRAGANTDSEILGKLNKDDVIETTNQVQNEWLQFDYNGKVGYVHVPFLTGTAPVIEKKEVVTQEEAPVRVNTPVKNNKVVKSKESVKNVDSSKPMAKQQSTTKQVAKSTETSAPAGGREITVEATAYTAHPSENGTYGGRVLTAMGHDLTANPNMKVIAVDPKVIPLGSKVWVEGYGEAIAGDTGGAIKGNRIDVLVGSDGTANSWGRKSVKVKVIQ
- the pfkB gene encoding 1-phosphofructokinase, whose product is MIYTVTLNPSIDYVVQVNTFDLGEVNRAEKDMKFPGGKGINVSRVLHRLGVENVALGFTGGFTGQFIKDVLHDEGVITNFIQVNEDTRINVKIKGQEETELNGQGPSVTNEQFEQLMEQIESMQKGDCVVLAGSVPASIPTTFYESIAAFGAGKGIRVVVDASGNALQHVIKNKPFLIKPNHHELGELFGVEISTVEDILPYGRKLIEQGVEHVIVSMAGDGALLFTAEDIYEATVPKGVVINSVGAGDSLVAGFVGKYEQTKDIEKAFQYGVATGSATAFSADLCEKEKVEELLSQVIVTKR
- a CDS encoding DeoR/GlpR family DNA-binding transcription regulator; translated protein: MLTPERHQMILQHVKEQKIVKLQQLVERTESSESTIRRDLAQLEKQRLLKRVHGGAAVLTGKGQEPTMVEKSSKNIQIKQQIAKYAANIVEQGDCIYLDAGSTTFEMIPFLINKDVTVVTNGLMHIEALVENNIRAYLLGGMMKSRTKALIGAMAQESIQKYRFDKCFLGANGVHEQLGFTTPDPEEALLKQMALTLANEGYFLIDESKFSEVAFAKIANVEDANIITNHLEIDLEKYKRQTNVIEADKQ
- a CDS encoding DUF420 domain-containing protein is translated as MVDQSTNQKSYAPIVITLSVIVNAIILFLFFGPVGYEGEVHFDVTILPMLNAIFNSFTFVFLLAALYSIIKKNVKMHRGFILAAFTTTLLFCVSYLSYHYLAPATHFGGEGFIKYVYFIILITHIILAAIIVPLALFALVFGFTNQLTRHRKIVRWTMPIWLYVSLSGVIVYLMISPYYQ
- the miaA gene encoding tRNA (adenosine(37)-N6)-dimethylallyltransferase MiaA — its product is MGEVQREKVAVIIGPTAVGKTKLSIDLAKALNGEIISGDSMQIYRTMDIGTAKVTKEEMDGIPHYMVDIKNPEEPFSVAEFQERVRKHIREITERGKLPIIVGGTGLYIQSVLFDYQFTDDAGDTIYREQMEKLALERGVEYVHKKLQEVDPESAERIHANNVRRVIRALEIFHTTGEKMSDQLEKQENELLYDVSLIGLTMDREMLYDRINLRVDIMMDQGLLEEVEGLYNRGISDCQSIQAIGYKEIYDYFEDRVSLEEAVSQLKTNSRRYAKRQLTWFRNKMDVTWFDVTDGEKTSEILRYIEGKLQLKSNNSK
- the hfq gene encoding RNA chaperone Hfq; translated protein: MKQSINIQDQFLNQLRKENTFVTLYLLNGFQLRGLIKGFDNFTVLLETEGKQQLIYKHAISTFVPQKNVSIELE